In the Magnetococcales bacterium genome, CCCTCGGCACTGTTTCCGCTGGTGGCTCCCTGTTCATCATCGGTTCGGATGTCACTGCAGCTTCAGCGGCGGGCGGCGGCAACATGACCACCACCGGCACCTATCAAGCTGACATGACCCTGACCGTTAACGGCCCTCAAGCCCAGATTCTGGTCACGGCCATCACCAAAGCCGGTACTGACGGCCGCACCACCATGGACGTCATTCCCACCACGCCCATCACCATCAATGGCGATGCCGACGGTTACCTCCGGTAAGCGTTACGCAAATAGCCTCATCTACGGCGGCCTTCGGGCCGCCGTTTTTTTTTCCATTCGTTGATGTCACACGTTGATATCACACCATGAATCAATAATATTGCAATTCCAATCAAGAACTGGACATATGCCGTTGCACTTTTGCCGTCATTCCCGTAAATGCGGAAATCCAGGAGTCCTGGCACGACCCTTTCCAAATCTTGCATCACTTTTAGAAAAACGCTGGCCTTTCTGAAGGTTTGGCTTTTCCTTGAGGGCCAAGATGCTCTCCCTGGATCCCCGCCTTCGCGGGGATGACGAGTCAGATGAAGAGCGCCTATTGCCATTCGAATCAAAAATTGGACAGATGCCATTGCCCTTTTTTCGTCATTCCCGCGAAGGCGGGAATCCAGGGTGTCTGGCACGATGCTTTCCAAATATTGCTTCACTTTCAGCAAAACTCTGGCCTTTCTGAAAATTTGGTTTTTCCTTGAGGGCAATGATTATCTCCCTGGATCCCCGCCTTCGCGGGGATGACGAACCAGAGAAGAGCGTCTAATTCTTAGGCAGGCCTACTATAGATCCGGCAGTTGGGCGTGTGCAGCGGCTGTAGCATATTGGTTCGTATAGTGAATTGGGGAAAATTGTGGCGACCAGGTTGGTCATGAGGCTTTTTCCCACTCTGCTTGACGGATCAAAGCGAACGTTGGGCAAGACGCAAGCAGGAGTCAAAAATGGCCAGGCCGATGGCAAAAACAGGCAGCCCAACCTCATACTGAGGGGATAACAGGCGCTTTTTCAGCTCCTTATTTCCTCTAGAGACAAAAAATGCGTGGCAGCCTACCCCAACTATTGGCCCGAGGTGTTGAAAAAGGGGCCATGTTTGTTTTTTTCGCTGGTTTCGCGCGCATTTTTGGAGCGGAAGCGTTCGGAGATTTTTCCTATTTATTCACCGTTTGCACCCTTCTTTTCATTCTTTTTGACCTGGGCGGTAATTTTTACCAAGTCCCCCTTCTAGCCAAAGCGACTGATGGAAAAGATCCTCTAGCCACTCTCATCATGGCCAAAAGTGGACTCTTTTTGATCATCCTGTTGGCCACTCTCTGGTTTGCCCCCTCCCCCTTGCTGTTGATTCTTCTCATCTCCTTCTATTTAAACGCCCTGGTGGTCACAGCCCGTTCCTGGCTCTACTGTCGCCGTCAGTTTCAGCAGGAAGCAAGTCTGAACGTATTGGAAAAGCTGCTTTTCTTGACAGCTGCCACGGTGGGCGGTGGCATTGGCAAATCATTGATGGCCTGTTACTGGTCCTTTTCGGTGGGACGGGTTGGCTATCTGTGGGCCTTTTTTCGCCGCAATCGACCACGATTAAATTTTCCTTCCCGATCCGAATTTCTGGAGACCATCCAAAACAGTTGGAGCTACCTCCTCCATGCAGCGGTCGTCGTCGTCTTTATTCAAATCGACATCGTCATGCTCAAACATATGGGGGTAGCCAGTCAGGATATCGGTTTTTATTCAGCAAGTTATCGCATTATAGCGGTGGGCATGGTCCTGCCTACGGTACTGCTTGATATCAGTTATCCCCAGGTTACGGAATATATGGGGAATCAATGGTTCTCCAAGGTGCATGGTGTATTATTCCATCCCCGTCGCCTAAACCTGCTGGCTGGCGCCATTCTGACCATTGGGGTGGGTTTTTGTGCTTCTGACCTCATCTGGCTGATCTATGGGGCCGATTTTTCCGCCTCAGCCCCCCTTTTGGTACTGATGTCGCCTCTTTTTTTAATCAGCTTTCTACGTTTTGCTGATTCTGCGATCATCTCCGGGACAGATTTTAACCGCCAAAAACTGATTGTCTCCGGCCTGGCTGCTGGGACCAACATTACCCTCAATCTGTTTTTGATACCGGCTATGGGGGTGTATGGTGCCTTGGTAGCCACTGTTATTACAGAAATTTTGGTGTTGATGGGGTTTCATTGGGTCGCAACCCGGGCCTGCCCTGGTCAACCCCATAAAACCCGTGATCTACTAACCATCCTCCTGGGTTCCAGCCTGGTATTTGGCACAGGTTTGCTGTTTTATGATCATCCCATCATCCGAATAGCGGGCTGGGTTATCCTGATATCAGGCGGTTTTTACCTCCTTTTGGAGTTGCGACAGGGTAGTATGGAAACCAAGCCCATCTCGTAATGCTTTTCTTTGAAACGATTTAATATTATGTTTTAAAATGTTTTTTTCTAACAAACCCACACTATTGGCTATCGTTTATATCCACTCCCGGCTTCCCAAATGGTCCATAGGAACATCTCAATGCCCTAACCGGCCAATCTGATCTGTCCAGCCACCAATCGCCGGTGGCGTATCATTTTCTTTTTGCGATGAGGGTCCGGCATGTCTTCCCCCAATCAGACGCTCTCTCTGAAACAGGCTTTGTCGTTGGGCGTAACCCACCTCCAGTCCGGACGCCTGNNNNNNNNNNNNNNNNNNNNNNNNNNNNNNNNNNNNNNNNNNNNNNNNNNNNNNNNNNNNNNNNNNNNNNNNNNNNNNNNNNNNNNNNNNNNNNNNGGCATGTCTTCCCCCAATCAGACGCTCTCTCTGAAACAGGCTTTGTCGTTGGGCGTAACCCACCTCCAGTCCGGACGCCTGAAACCAGCCGAAAGGGTGTTTCAGGCCATTCTGTCCGCCCACCCCCTACACGCCGGAGCCCACCATTACTTGGGCGTCATCGCTTTTAGGACCGGTCGCCTTGAAACCGCCCTATCCCATTTAAATCAAGCCCTGGAGCAACAGCCCAACCTGGCCGAGGCTCACTTCATTCTGGGGAATGTCTACAAAAAATTGGCCCAACAGGAAACGGCAGAACAAAGCTATCGGCAGGCTTTGGCGATCAAGCCTGATTTTCCCATAGTGCTCAACAATTTGGGTGAGCTTCTTCATGAGATGGAACGCTTTGGGGAGGCAGAGGCGTGTTTTCGTCGCGCCGTGGAGATCAAACCCCAATTTGCCGCAGCTTGCAACAACCTGGGCAAGGCGCTACGTGACCTGGGGCGTTTCAAGGAAGCCGAAGCTTGTTATCGACGCGCCTTGGCGCTCAAACCAGCCTATCAGGAGGCTCTATACGGCCTGGCCAACATGTGCCGGGTTCAAAGGCTGAATGCCGAAGCGGAATCGACCTGCCGCCGCGCCCTGGAAATCAATCCCGACTCCCCCCAAGCACTCAATATTTTGGGAAGGATTCTACAGGGTCAAAACCGTCTTGCCGAAGCAGAGGCCTCTTTCCACCGCGCCCTGGAAGCTCAAGCCGATTTCGTCGATGCCCATATCAGCCTGGGGGTTATGTTTGAACAATCCGGCCACATCCAGAAGGCCAAAAGCCATCTTCAAAAAGCGCTCACGCACTCACCAAACAACCTGATGGTGCGCAACAACCTGGCCAAAATCCTGCGGCGGGAGGGTCGGATCGAAGAGGCCATCGAGATGCTCAAGACAGTCACTTTGGAGCAGATACGCACCAAGCGGGCCTTTGCCATTCCGTTTGAACTGGGCAAACTCTACGACAAGGTGCACGACACTCCAAATGCCTTCAAGCAATTCACCCATGGCAATGAATTGGTTTCTGAAACCGAAGATGCCAAGCTGGCCGATAAGGAAAAAACGCTTCGGGATATAGATCAAAAACAGACGCTGCTCACCTGGGGGTGGGTTGATTCCTGGAACAAAACACCCCATCCCGCCAAAGCGGCCCCGCCTTTTTTTCTGGTGGGCTTTCCCCGTTCGGGCACCACCCTTCTCGACCAGGTTCTCAACAGCCACCCCGCTCTACAGGTCATGGAGGAAAAACCTTGCCTGGATGTGGTCCAAAACACCCTTTTGACCCTTCCCGGGGGTTATCCATCCCTGGCCGACCTGACTGAAACGCAACTCCAGGAACTTCGAAACATCTATTTTAGAGAGACTAAGCGCTACCTCCCATCAGATCCCAATGCCGGACTTGTGGACAAGCTGCCTCTTAACATCATGCATATCCCCTTGATCATCAGGCTATTTCCCAACGCCCGGATCGTTCTCTCTCTACGCCATCCCTGTGACGTGGTCCTGTCCAACTTTATGCAGGATTATCAAATCAATGATGCCATGGCCAATTTTTTCACCCTGGAGGATGCCGTCCACTATTACACAAAAGTGATGGGGTTGTGGCAGGCCTGCCAAACTTTGCCATCGGGCTATTTTCACACCATCAAGTATGAATCCCTGCTAGTGGATTTGCCGGGTGAAATCGGCAAGCTCCTGGACTTTTTGGAGCTTGATTGGGACGACGCGGTTTTGGACTATCGAAGCCAGATTCAAAAAAGAGGCATTATCAACACCCCCAGTTATGCACAGGTCACCGAGCCCATCTACCAGTCGGCCAAATACCGCTGGAAGCGCTATGAAGCACAGCTGAAACCATACATTGGCTCCCTGGCCCCCTTCATCAAAGCCTTCGGATATGCCGAATAGAAAACACGGCTCTTCCGGCGGAAGCGTACGTGGGTGGGTGACCCAGTCTGTGGACAAGGTACCATCCGCCACACCCTCGATTATCAGGGATTGAGGGCTCATTGGAACAGCATTTTTCCAGGGTTCATACATGAGATCCACCATGAAAAACTGGCTGCCAATCAAGAGGTTGAGAGCCGACGGCTACTCGACTATTGTGGGCTGTCATGGGATGCACGCTGTCTGGACTTTCATCAAACGGATCGCCCGGTACAGACCGCTTCCCTGTTACAGGTCCGCAAACCCATGTATCGCAGCTCGGTAGAGGGGTGAAAGCGATATGAAAAGGAGCTGCAACCTCTGGTCGATATCGTTGGCAAACCGGAGTCTGCCCAATAACCCACACCCGACAGCCCGCTGATACCGCCATCGACCATTCGAATCAAGCCAACCTCTAAGCCTATATCCCAAATCCACCATGAACAGATCCCAAGCCATGAACAGATCCCAACGCAGGCAACAAAACAAACAGTCCAAAACCCCTTCCGGATCCTCTCCCAATCAACTGGAATTCCAGATTGTTACGGGTTCATCGCCTGCTGCCACGACCAACCCCCTGGCCCTTCTGCAACAGGCTTTGACTCACCATCAAGGGGGACAGCTCCCAGCGGCTGTAGCCACCTATCGTCAGTTACTTTCCTTGCAGCCTCACAACATGACGGCGCTGTGCAATCTGGGTGCGGCACTGAAAAATCTGGGTAAACTGAAAGAGGCAGCAGACTGTTTTCAGCAGGCCCTGACCATCCAACCGGATCAAGTCCTGGTGTTGAGCAATCTGGGGCTCACCCTTCAGGATATGGGGCGCCTGGATGAGGCGATTCGCTGTTTTCAACAGGCCCTGACTCTGGATCCCAAGCAACCCGCCATCCACACCAACCTGGGATTGGCCCTGGCCACCCAAGGAGAGATGAAAGCAGCGATTGCCAGCCAACAAAAAGCGCTGACCATCGCCCCCGGCTTTCCCCAAGCCCATTTCAGCCTCTCCCAAGCGCAAAAAATTCTTCCCGAGGATCCCAGGCTGGATCAAATGGCCGCCCTGGTGAACCAGGAAAAAACCATCGAAGGCCGGGTCTACCTCCACTTTGCCCTGGGCAAAAGTTTGGCCGACCTGGGACGCCACGATGAAGCCTTTCGCCACTATCTGGCGGGTAATCGACTGCAACGCAGCCGCTTTCAATTTAATCTGAGACAGCGCAAAAAAAGCTTTCATCGCTACCGCGCCCAGCTGGATCAAACCTTTTTTGCAGCCAGGCAAGGGTGGGGAATCGATGATCCCACCCCGATTTTTATTGTAGGCCTGCCCCGCTCCGGCACCACCTTGGCAGAGCAAATTTTGGCCAGCCATCCAGACGTTTACGGTGCCGGGGAGCTGCCCTTCATCAAGCAGATTTTAATGGCCAAAACCGGTGCTGCCGACCTGGGTGAAATTCCTCTCAAGATACCTGCTCTCAACGCGATGGATTTTCAGCAGATGGGGCGGGACTATCTGGACCGGCTTCGCAAGCAAGCCGCCACCGCCGCCCCCCTTCCCCGTTTTATCAGCGACAAGATGCCCTTCAATTTTATCTATATCGGGCTCATTCGTCTCATGCTCCCCCAAGCCCGCTTCATCCACTGCCAACGCTCCCCCCGGGATACCTGTCTCTCCATTTTTTTCGCCCATTTTTCCGAAATCCACCCTTTTGCCTATGACCTCACCGAGCTGGGGGGCTACTATCGGCTCTACCGGGAAATGATGGCGCACTGGCACCAGCTTTTTCCCGGAAAAATTCATAACCTCTCTTATGAAAAACTGACCCGGGATCAGGAGGGGGAGACCCGACGACTGCTCGATTTTTGCGGACTAAATTGGCAAGAAAACTGCCTTCACTTTCACAACACAGCCAGATCCGTCAAAACTGCCAGCCAAGTACAAGTACGCAAGCCCCTTTACCGAAGCTCCTTGCAACGTTGGCGATGCTATGAAGCAGGGCTGCAACCTTTAATCTCAGCTTTGGGAAACGCACCGGAGCCGGATTGAGGAGAAGTGCCACCGACTGGTGGGAAACACCCCAGGAGTAACTACCACTCCCACAAACAAATGCGAGACTTGAATGGACACCAAATCACCACGGAATGAACAAAACACCCCTCCCCGGGAAAAAAGTCCGTCAGGTGATCCCGGGAAAACCGCCTCTCAGAGTTCCACGCCTCCAGAGGCCATTGCCGCGCTGAAACAAGGGGTGGCCCACCACCAGACCGGCCAGCTGGATCAGGCCATTGCCTGGTATCGCCGGACTTTGACGATTGACCCCCAAAATATCAATGCCATGAATAACATTGGGGCTGTTCTCAAGATGCAGGGAAAGCTGAAAGAGGCCGAACAGCATCTGAAACGAGCACTCGCCATCAACCCCCATTTTGCCTCAGCGCACAATAGCCTTGGGGTCGTCCTGAAAAACATGGGCCGACTGGATGAAGCGATCCGACACCTCCGGCAGGCTATCGCCCTCCAAGCAAATTATGCAAACGCCCACCACAACCTTGCCAATGCCCTGTTGGAATCAGGCCACCTTGCGGAATCAGAAAAGCATCATCGCAAAGTACTTGCCATCAAACCGAATGACATTATATCCATTTGTAATATTTCATATTTACACAAACACACCGAAAATGATGATCTTATTCGCACCATGGAATCCCTGCTGGCCAATACCCCGTCCCAGGGTGATCAAATCAATCTAAATTTTACGCTTGGCAAAGCCATGGCTGACTTGGGACAATATTCAAAATCCTTTCAATATTTTGCAAAAGGCAACGCCCTAAAAAGAGAAAGCTTTCAATATAATATCGAAACAAGCAAAAATGTCGTTCGCCATCTTCGCGAACTATGCACAGCCCCCTACCTGGAAGAGCGTAAAGACAGCGGCCATCCAAATCCCACCCCCATTTTCATCATCGGCATGATCCGTTCCGGAACCTCCCTTTTGGAACAGATCTTGGCCAGTCATCCAAAAGTATACGGTGGGGGAGAACTCAACTTTGTCAATCAAATTCTTTTCAAAGACCGACCGTTTGCAGAGGTGTCGTTGGCGGGAGAGGTTCCCAATTATTTTTCCGGCTTGAATGCAGAGGAGATTGCGCAACTGGGGGCCGAATATATCGGTAAAATACGCGAACTATCCGCTGATGCTGTTCACATCGTGGATAAAATGCCCTTCAATTTTCTTTACATCGGTCTTATCCGGACCATACTTCCCCAGGCCCGATTCATCCATATCCGCCGTTCTCCGTTGGACACCTGCCTGTCCATATACCGGATTAATTTCGGCAACCATCTGCCTTTTGCCTATGATTTGACCGAGTTGGGACAATACTATCGACTTTACCTGCAGATGATGGCGCACTGGAACAAAGTGCTCCCGGGGGTCATACACGAAATTTCATACGAAGAGTTGACTGCCAACCAGGAGCAGGAAACCCGCAGGGTCCTGGCCTTTTGTGATCTGGAGTGGGATGATTGCTGTCTCCATTTTCACAAGACCAACAGGCCAGTGCGTACGGCAAGTTTTCAGCAGGTCCGCCGCTCCATGTACCAGACCTCCGTGGATGGCTGGAAACGTTATAAAGACGAACTACAGCCACTGATCATGGCCCTGGGGGATGCCGTGGATGACGTTTCCCTGACTGATTGAGAAAATCAATCTCTTTTTTAGGCCTGAAAGGATTCAGTCTTTCATCGACATGTGGGGTCGGTTTCCATTCCAACCAAAGAAACGCCCCCTCGACCCCATTATTCATCGAAAGCGCTCCATGAACGATACCGACGAACCGCTTGATCAGAAACAAACTGGAGCAACCGGAAAGTCCGGTCATAGCGGAAAAACCAACACCGCCAACCCGGAAAACACACCTCTTCAAGCGATTGCCGCACTGCAACAAGGAGTTGCCAAACACCAAGCGGGTCAACTGGACCAGGCCATTGGCTGGTATCAGCAGGCCCTGGCGATCGACCCTCAAAACACCGACGCCTTCAGCAACATGGCTGTAGCCCTCAAGGGTCAGGGCAAGCTCCAGGCGGCGGCTGAAAGCCTGAAAAAAGCCCTCGCCATCAAGCCTGACTTTGCCTCCGCTCATAACAATCTGGGGGTGATCCTCAAAGAGTTGCACGCCTATGACGAAGCAACAGATCATTTCAAAAAAGCCCTGGCCTTAACCCCCGATTTTGCCCAAGCCCAGCACAATCTCGGCAACGCTCTGGCCGAAGCGGGAAAGATCGAGGAGGCGATGGTTTATCTGGAAAAAACCCTGGCTCTGAAGCCCGATTGGTGCAAAGCCCACTACAGCCTCACCCACATTCGCAAATATCGGGTATACGACCCCCAAATTCGCACCATGGAGTCCCTCCATGCCCGAGTCACCGATCGGGAGGAGCGCATCGCCCTCTGCTTCGCCCTCGGCAAGGCGATGATCGACCTGAAAGAACACGCCAAGGGGTTTCAATATCTTCTGGAAGCAAACCGACTCAAGCGCGCCACCTTTCAGTTTGACATCGAAAGAAGCACCAAGGATTTCATGGCATTCACAAAACATTTCAACCAAGCTTTTCTGGATTCAAAGGCGGGTTGGGGCCATTCAGACTCTACCCCCATTTTTATCGTCGGCATGCCCCGCTCCGGCACCACCCTGGTAGAACAGATTTTGGCTAGCCATCCAGAGGTGCATGGGGGTGGGGAACTCCCCTTCCTAGCGGATGCAGTACGGGAAAAATTGTTTGCTGTGGGACAACAGTCGGTCCTGCCCTTGACCGCCCAGATGGATCGGCAGGGGTTCGATCAGCTGGGGGCGGCCATCGTTGGCAAGCTCAGAAGCCTCTCCCCCCAGGCCCGCTTTATCACCGATAAAATGCCGATCAATTTTCTCTACATCGGCCTGATCCGGCTCTTTCTGCCCCAAGCCAAAATCATCCACTGCGTCCGCTCCCCCCTGGACACCTGCCTGTCCATTTTTCGAACCAATTTTACCGGGGATCAACCCTTTGCCTATGACCTGACAGAGCTGGGCCGTTTTTATCAGCTCTACCGGCAGTTGATGACCCACTGGCACCAGATGTTTCCCGGGGCCATTTACGATATCCATTATGAAAAAATCATCGCCGATCAGGAGGGGGAGAGCCGTCGACTCCTCGACCATTGTGGCCTGGAATGGGATGATCGCTGCCTCTCCTTTCAAAAGACCCAAAGAACAGTCCGCACCGCCAGTCTGGAGCAGGTCCGCCAGCCCATCTATTCCAATTCCATCGGCACCTGGAAATCATACGAAAAAGAACTGCAGCCCCTGATCAAAGCCTTGGGGGACTGTATTTAGATGGGTACCGGCAGCCAAGGGAAAGAGCGGCCATTTATTTTGGTGACCGGCACCGACCCCGAAAGCCAAGCCGGGGGAATTGCCAATGCCCTGCCAGGCTATTTGGCAGCACTTGATTTCGCCGGTTTTGAGTGGCGCTTCATCCGCACCCACCACCCGACGGATCCCGGGAGCCGGTTTGGCATCTGGTTTGTCGCCCTTTTCCGGATCACCCGACAGCTTTTGAAACTCCGTTTTCGGGGCATCAAAGTACAGCACTACGGCCA is a window encoding:
- a CDS encoding sulfotransferase, coding for MGDPVCGQGTIRHTLDYQGLRAHWNSIFPGFIHEIHHEKLAANQEVESRRLLDYCGLSWDARCLDFHQTDRPVQTASLLQVRKPMYRSSVEG
- a CDS encoding sulfotransferase: MNRSQRRQQNKQSKTPSGSSPNQLEFQIVTGSSPAATTNPLALLQQALTHHQGGQLPAAVATYRQLLSLQPHNMTALCNLGAALKNLGKLKEAADCFQQALTIQPDQVLVLSNLGLTLQDMGRLDEAIRCFQQALTLDPKQPAIHTNLGLALATQGEMKAAIASQQKALTIAPGFPQAHFSLSQAQKILPEDPRLDQMAALVNQEKTIEGRVYLHFALGKSLADLGRHDEAFRHYLAGNRLQRSRFQFNLRQRKKSFHRYRAQLDQTFFAARQGWGIDDPTPIFIVGLPRSGTTLAEQILASHPDVYGAGELPFIKQILMAKTGAADLGEIPLKIPALNAMDFQQMGRDYLDRLRKQAATAAPLPRFISDKMPFNFIYIGLIRLMLPQARFIHCQRSPRDTCLSIFFAHFSEIHPFAYDLTELGGYYRLYREMMAHWHQLFPGKIHNLSYEKLTRDQEGETRRLLDFCGLNWQENCLHFHNTARSVKTASQVQVRKPLYRSSLQRWRCYEAGLQPLISALGNAPEPD
- a CDS encoding sulfotransferase, which encodes MNDTDEPLDQKQTGATGKSGHSGKTNTANPENTPLQAIAALQQGVAKHQAGQLDQAIGWYQQALAIDPQNTDAFSNMAVALKGQGKLQAAAESLKKALAIKPDFASAHNNLGVILKELHAYDEATDHFKKALALTPDFAQAQHNLGNALAEAGKIEEAMVYLEKTLALKPDWCKAHYSLTHIRKYRVYDPQIRTMESLHARVTDREERIALCFALGKAMIDLKEHAKGFQYLLEANRLKRATFQFDIERSTKDFMAFTKHFNQAFLDSKAGWGHSDSTPIFIVGMPRSGTTLVEQILASHPEVHGGGELPFLADAVREKLFAVGQQSVLPLTAQMDRQGFDQLGAAIVGKLRSLSPQARFITDKMPINFLYIGLIRLFLPQAKIIHCVRSPLDTCLSIFRTNFTGDQPFAYDLTELGRFYQLYRQLMTHWHQMFPGAIYDIHYEKIIADQEGESRRLLDHCGLEWDDRCLSFQKTQRTVRTASLEQVRQPIYSNSIGTWKSYEKELQPLIKALGDCI
- a CDS encoding oligosaccharide flippase family protein; its protein translation is MRGSLPQLLARGVEKGAMFVFFAGFARIFGAEAFGDFSYLFTVCTLLFILFDLGGNFYQVPLLAKATDGKDPLATLIMAKSGLFLIILLATLWFAPSPLLLILLISFYLNALVVTARSWLYCRRQFQQEASLNVLEKLLFLTAATVGGGIGKSLMACYWSFSVGRVGYLWAFFRRNRPRLNFPSRSEFLETIQNSWSYLLHAAVVVVFIQIDIVMLKHMGVASQDIGFYSASYRIIAVGMVLPTVLLDISYPQVTEYMGNQWFSKVHGVLFHPRRLNLLAGAILTIGVGFCASDLIWLIYGADFSASAPLLVLMSPLFLISFLRFADSAIISGTDFNRQKLIVSGLAAGTNITLNLFLIPAMGVYGALVATVITEILVLMGFHWVATRACPGQPHKTRDLLTILLGSSLVFGTGLLFYDHPIIRIAGWVILISGGFYLLLELRQGSMETKPIS
- a CDS encoding sulfotransferase, whose product is MDTKSPRNEQNTPPREKSPSGDPGKTASQSSTPPEAIAALKQGVAHHQTGQLDQAIAWYRRTLTIDPQNINAMNNIGAVLKMQGKLKEAEQHLKRALAINPHFASAHNSLGVVLKNMGRLDEAIRHLRQAIALQANYANAHHNLANALLESGHLAESEKHHRKVLAIKPNDIISICNISYLHKHTENDDLIRTMESLLANTPSQGDQINLNFTLGKAMADLGQYSKSFQYFAKGNALKRESFQYNIETSKNVVRHLRELCTAPYLEERKDSGHPNPTPIFIIGMIRSGTSLLEQILASHPKVYGGGELNFVNQILFKDRPFAEVSLAGEVPNYFSGLNAEEIAQLGAEYIGKIRELSADAVHIVDKMPFNFLYIGLIRTILPQARFIHIRRSPLDTCLSIYRINFGNHLPFAYDLTELGQYYRLYLQMMAHWNKVLPGVIHEISYEELTANQEQETRRVLAFCDLEWDDCCLHFHKTNRPVRTASFQQVRRSMYQTSVDGWKRYKDELQPLIMALGDAVDDVSLTD
- a CDS encoding tetratricopeptide repeat protein; translation: MSSPNQTLSLKQALSLGVTHLQSGRLKPAERVFQAILSAHPLHAGAHHYLGVIAFRTGRLETALSHLNQALEQQPNLAEAHFILGNVYKKLAQQETAEQSYRQALAIKPDFPIVLNNLGELLHEMERFGEAEACFRRAVEIKPQFAAACNNLGKALRDLGRFKEAEACYRRALALKPAYQEALYGLANMCRVQRLNAEAESTCRRALEINPDSPQALNILGRILQGQNRLAEAEASFHRALEAQADFVDAHISLGVMFEQSGHIQKAKSHLQKALTHSPNNLMVRNNLAKILRREGRIEEAIEMLKTVTLEQIRTKRAFAIPFELGKLYDKVHDTPNAFKQFTHGNELVSETEDAKLADKEKTLRDIDQKQTLLTWGWVDSWNKTPHPAKAAPPFFLVGFPRSGTTLLDQVLNSHPALQVMEEKPCLDVVQNTLLTLPGGYPSLADLTETQLQELRNIYFRETKRYLPSDPNAGLVDKLPLNIMHIPLIIRLFPNARIVLSLRHPCDVVLSNFMQDYQINDAMANFFTLEDAVHYYTKVMGLWQACQTLPSGYFHTIKYESLLVDLPGEIGKLLDFLELDWDDAVLDYRSQIQKRGIINTPSYAQVTEPIYQSAKYRWKRYEAQLKPYIGSLAPFIKAFGYAE